GCAGTTGCATATTAAATGGTTGCTTGTGAAAATATGGTGCTTAGCTGCTGACAACATTCATTCCATCCCTGTAGTctaaaaaccattaaaaaaagaggggggaaaggaTCATCATGTTCTGTAGAAACCAGATCACCACTTTTCAAGGAAGGGTATAAAACAACAAGTGAGATGCCACAAGCACAACACCTGCACACCATAAAACTatcaagaaagagagagagactacaaATATGTCCTATAGGAGACTACACTTAACACTACAAAAAGATAAACCATGAAGAAAACCAATAGTGTGCTCAAGGTATCAAAAATGCTCTACTTTATATTGCTGGAATTAATGATCCATAAAAACATTTTGTCCCAGCCTCAgtcatctagggtgaccagatgtcccgattttatagggacaatcccgatgtttggggctgtgtcttatataggttcctattaccccctacctctgtcccaatttttcacacttgctgtctggtcaccctacagtcATCCCAAACCACAGATCTTCCACTGTTTCATCTCTTCTGTTTTCAGTCACTTGAACGAGATCCACCTGGGATGCTCCTGTGGTTACTGTCTCAAAGCCTCTTCAAATATGCAGTATCTGTAAGAGGATAAACCACATGCTATATACAATTAATTGTCAGTCTGTATTCCGTTAAAAGACATGCTCCTAGGGAGTATAAACAGtcatttttactttatttatcaTGTCTTTAGCAGTGATGTGCAGTATAGAATTATcttatttcacattttattttccaGCAGAGAAATGGATTCCATCACAGCAGAAAATGTTTCCAGTGGTATGACTACCTGGAAGCTTGGAACCAGTCAgtctttttcacacaacacatcaGAAAACAGCAGCAGCTCTACCTGCATTATATTGGATACATGGGATTGGTTATATACATTTCAGCCTATGTTCCTCTGGGTCATTTTTGTCCTGGGAGTGATAGAGAATGGCTTTGTCCTCAGTGTTTTGTGTTTCCACAAGAGTCGCTGCACGGTGGCTGAAATTTACCTGGCAAACCTGGCAGTTTCCGACTTGATGTTAGTTTGCGGTTTACCTTTCTGGGCCATTAATATCAGTAATCAGTTTAAGTGGCCTTTTGGCACTTTCCTTTGCAAGGTTGTCAATGCAATCATTTACATGAACTTTTATTCTAGCATTTATTTTTTGATGATGGTGAGCATCGATCGCTACCTGGCCCTGGTGAAAACCATGTCTCTTGGACGTATGCGACGAGGTACATGTGCCAAATGGAATAGCCTTATCATCTGGGTGTCTGCATTGCTCATATGTTCTCCTGCTCTAGTGTTCAGGTCTGTCGGTTATGTGGAAGAAATCAAGGGCAGAGCCTGCATTCTTCATTATCCATCCACCCACTGGACAATTGCAACAAACATTGTTCTGAATACTGTGGGCTTTTTGATCCCACTCTGTGTAATTACCTATTGTACTATTCAAATAATCAAAGCCTTACGAGGCAACAAAATACAAAGACTCACAGAACTCCAAACTGAGAAGAGAGCCACCATCTTGGTCCTTGCTGTCCTTTTGCTGTTTATCATTTGCTGGCTTCCTTTCCAGATCACCACATTCATTGACATATTAATTCAGGTCGGCATCATTTCTGACTGCATTACTTCAGAGGTCAGTGAATTGGTGACCCAGGTAGCTACATACTGTGCTTATAGCAACAGCTGCCTTAATCCAGTATTGTATGTCATTGTAGGCAAGCATTTCAGAAAGAAATCCAAAGAACTCTACAAAGGCTGCCTGCCTAGGATATGCACCAAATCAGAGTCCATCCAGATGGAGAATTCTTTGGACACTCTTAGAACATCCATTTCGATTGAATGCCCAAAGAAAAAGTCTGCTTCTTCATTAGCACGATAGCACAGTTTTGCTTATTGCAAAGTTACAAGAAAATCTTTCAACATATCAGTGCGTAAACTGTCCTTAATATCCATCTACTATGGCACCCCATTGTGTGCACTGGCTGCATTCATTATGCATGAAAGCTTGGGGAGCTGATCTCAGTAGAAAACTCCATGTAGGCACCTACTTCTACCAGCTAATGGACAACATTTTTCATGACTGAATCACATTTCatgatatatttatatattcatgGCTGAAGTTTATTTGACACACTatcattttaaatattcatattGCTAACAAAGATAAGTATCTGACATCAGAATATAGTTCTCTAAGTAACGCCATTTTATAACAGCTACTGTCAGTATTATGAAGCTAACCACAGTACCATACATTTGaaagaatacatttttaatataaggAACATTTTCAAATGAGACTATAGTGAATGGAAGGTCTTATAGGATCATTATTTAAATTGATGTTCAGCATCCACATTATTTTCCCCCTTTGGTCAATAAGGTGTTCCAAATGCTCCAATCCAAAAAATGCTGTTTACGTGATTGCCAGGTTATACCTTTTGGGGATTGCTCTGACTTTGGTGGGGGTAGAATGTAATGTAACCCTACATTCCCTAGAGTGGGACAATTTCTAGTCTTTTAGATCTGTGTAACCCCCGCTACATTCAACaagggttgcacaggtgtaactgagagcacaaTTTGAGTGAATGAATGTAGTTCACAAGTAGACTGTAAGCTGTTCAGGAGCAAAGACCTGTATTTTCTACCTGTctgtaaagaaaaattcacatctGTGGTGCTGTACAATACATACACGAGAATACAGATTAGACATACATGGGGTATactcataaaaaaaaagaaaaaacagaagtaTGATTGAGACAACCGTACAATAACTGCATTTGAAATCAGGCTGATGCTAGTGGAAGATCTGCATGATTAAGGAATGCATGAGCACATTCTTTATCATGTAATGTAGGCTAAATCAGCACTGTTGAGTTAACTTAGCTACATGAGTTAACTCCTCGTGAGTAAGCCTAGCTCAAGtgagagcatccacactgcaaaaggaGTCTGGAACTGCGCAGAGTGATTGTGTTAGCAGCTGCTGAATTGTGCTAACTTGGTCCCCTCCCAATGGGCCAGCAAAAAGTACCAGACTTGTGTTAAGTGGTTTTCTGTGTGGACAGGTCTTGAGTTAACACTGGAGTTATGAAGTGAGttgactctgcagtgaagacaagctccTTGTGTTCTGAATAGCCAGTGGTCTAGCAAACTAGCATTTTGCCTCTGGAAACCTGGTTCAAAACCTGATTTGGGATCTAatcaaaagcccactgaattcaatgtcttttcattgacttcagtgggctgtggagTAGATCCCTAAGGTCTCAAGTTAAAACTGAAATAGACTTGGTCAGAAAACCATCAGAATACTGACAATCGTTGCCTAACAACCATGCAACTGGAAGTGTTGCTTATGAAAGGCTGAAGAGGAAAAGCAGCCATTTGGGAAAGTCctattaaattttaaaaggatTAAATCAACAGGGTTCTATAGAAATGTAAAGAGTTCCCTATAGATTTCATGCTAAAAACAgagtatttaataaaaaaatgtcCTCCTTTCCATAGGTTTGTTGAACCATCCTACATAATTCTACAGCAGGGATATACTTTTCTGTTCCATTCCACATATGATCCAAAACACCTATAGAAAATATATAACTTTTTCTGAAATTCTGTAGACTTTTCATTAGCTTCTGAAAGTGTTATTACACCCCTTACCCTCACAAACACACCGTTCACTCACAAACTTTAAAATAGAAATAGCATTTTAAAGCCATAGAAGCACAAGAGAACTTCCAGTATTCAGTGCTGAGAAGCAAAATACCAAATGATTTAGAAACTTCTGGAcaaataacattattttaaagcacagaatcatagaaatgtagcatTAGATGTGACTATGAGGGATCACCtgtccagcccccctgcactAAGACAGGGCCAAGCATACATAAACCATTCCTGTCAAGTGTTTTTCGCAcccgttcttaaaaacctccaataatgggaattccacaacctccattggaagcctattccagtgcttaactatcattatagttagaaagattttcctaatgtctaccctaaatctcctttgctgcagattaagcagaTTACTTCTtgcctaccttcagtggacatggagaacaattaatcacagtcctctttataacagcctttatcACATTTGAAGACTGCTGTCacatcccccctcagtcttcttttctcaagactttttcatttttgttgctcatctCTGGATTCCCtacaatttgtctacatctttgtTAAGTGTGAACCCCAACACTTGCCAcaaaactccagctgaggcctcagcgGTGCCAAGTAAAGCTAGAAAATGACTTtttgtgtcttacttacaacattcTTGTTAATATGCTCCAGAATGGTATTAGCCATTTTagcaattgcatcacattgttggctcatatttcttttgttaacccccacccccagacccttaacagctgtactgctgcctagccagttattcctcattttgtagttgtgcatttaattttacTTTCCTAGGTGAAATACTTTGCacctgtctttactgaatttcatcttgttgatttcagacaaatTATCCAAtctgtcaaggttgttttgaattctaatcctgtcctccaaagtgtttgcaacccctcccagcttggtgtcatccagagattttataagcatactctcgactctattatccaagtcattaataacaATATTAAATAGTACTGAACCCAGGACAGGTCCCTGGCAAGACCTcattagatacatcctcccagtttgatggcaaaccattgataactactctttaaatatgttttttcaaccagttatacacccaccttatagtaatttaatttaGACCACACTTCCCTATTAGgcttataagaatgtcatgtggacctgtgacaaaagccttactaaaatcaggtaatatcacatctacagcttcccctcTATCTAATAACCCTGTCAAATAAAGAAATTAGTTTGATATGGCATAgtttgttcttggcaaatccatgttGTCTATTATTATAGCCGGATTATCCGCTAGGTAACTACAAAcgtattgtttaataatttgttccagtatctttccaggtattgaaattaagctgactagcctataatttcccaggtcctctttgtttccatttttaaagataggtacttcTCCAACCACCTGCAACCTCATCTTGTCCTCCAGAAGTTGTCAAAGTAATCCCGGACAggtctgagattgcttcagctggtTCTTTAAGTACCCtcggatgaatttcatcaggccctgttgacttgaatacatctaatttatctcaatattctttaacctgatctttccctattctggcttgtgcTCCTTCCCCCTTGTGAATagtaattgtgttgagtatctggtcaccattaactcATTTAGGGAGGACTGAACCAAATAGGTATTAAACACCTCAACCGTCTTGATTCATGCATCACATATATGCATACGTGCACGTATATGTATACAAACTATAGTTACattattttgttaaaatgtgTACTTGCTGCATAAAATTTTGAACATAGTGCAAATGCATGGTGGCAGGGTTCTGTAGCATGTGTTAATTTAGTCTTTTGAAAGTATCACTGCCTTAGAGATTGAAAGATAGAATAGAAGGTGGATCAAGGGAAAATTAACTGATATGACTGACATCTTTAACTATTCTCAGAGGTCCTCTTTTTTGGGTAGCTTCCATTCACTCTTCCACTAGAGATGAGAGCGCTCAGCGCTTtgcagaactgggctctgaaCATTAGACTACAGCTGAAGTCAATTGACGACACTCACCATTTTTCAGTAAGTGCTCAACAGCTTCCAGGCTCAAGCCCTTACGCAGTAGCAAGTGTTATTTCCTCATTCAGTGGGTTCactcctgtgctgctgggagccaaGATGCATATTATGAAAAGCATAAGTAGAGTGGCCCTAAATTACAATGA
The nucleotide sequence above comes from Caretta caretta isolate rCarCar2 chromosome 6, rCarCar1.hap1, whole genome shotgun sequence. Encoded proteins:
- the BDKRB2 gene encoding B2 bradykinin receptor; the encoded protein is MDSITAENVSSGMTTWKLGTSQSFSHNTSENSSSSTCIILDTWDWLYTFQPMFLWVIFVLGVIENGFVLSVLCFHKSRCTVAEIYLANLAVSDLMLVCGLPFWAINISNQFKWPFGTFLCKVVNAIIYMNFYSSIYFLMMVSIDRYLALVKTMSLGRMRRGTCAKWNSLIIWVSALLICSPALVFRSVGYVEEIKGRACILHYPSTHWTIATNIVLNTVGFLIPLCVITYCTIQIIKALRGNKIQRLTELQTEKRATILVLAVLLLFIICWLPFQITTFIDILIQVGIISDCITSEVSELVTQVATYCAYSNSCLNPVLYVIVGKHFRKKSKELYKGCLPRICTKSESIQMENSLDTLRTSISIECPKKKSASSLAR